A window of Rhizobium sp. BT04 contains these coding sequences:
- a CDS encoding carnitinyl-CoA dehydratase — translation MNDPIRARQDGGVLEVVIDRPKANAIDLATSRAMGLIFRDFRDDPELRVAIVSGAGEKFFCAGWDLKAAASGDAVDGDYGVGGFGGLQELRDLNKPVICAVNGICCGGGLEIALSSDLIIAAEHATFALPEIRSGTVADAASIKLPKRIPYHIAMDMLLTGRWLDVHEAHRWGFVNEVLPATRLMERAWELARLLESGPPLVYAAIKEIVREAEGSTFQTAMNKITKRQFATVDRLYSSEDQLEGARAFAEKRSPIWKGE, via the coding sequence TTGAACGATCCCATTCGCGCACGACAGGACGGCGGAGTGCTGGAAGTCGTCATCGACCGGCCGAAGGCGAATGCCATCGACCTTGCGACCAGCCGTGCCATGGGATTGATCTTCCGTGACTTCCGTGACGATCCTGAACTGCGTGTCGCGATCGTGTCGGGCGCGGGCGAGAAATTCTTTTGCGCCGGATGGGACCTTAAGGCGGCAGCATCAGGCGATGCGGTCGACGGCGATTATGGCGTCGGCGGCTTCGGCGGGCTGCAGGAGCTGCGCGATCTCAACAAGCCGGTCATTTGTGCGGTCAACGGCATCTGTTGCGGCGGCGGACTGGAGATCGCGCTTTCATCAGACCTGATCATCGCCGCCGAGCATGCGACCTTCGCCCTGCCGGAAATCCGCTCCGGCACGGTTGCCGATGCGGCCTCGATCAAGCTGCCGAAACGCATCCCCTACCACATCGCCATGGACATGCTTTTGACGGGACGCTGGCTCGACGTTCACGAAGCGCATCGCTGGGGTTTCGTCAACGAGGTCCTGCCGGCCACGCGGCTGATGGAGAGAGCCTGGGAGCTTGCCCGCCTGCTCGAAAGCGGGCCGCCGCTCGTTTATGCGGCCATCAAGGAAATCGTCCGCGAAGCGGAGGGTTCGACGTTTCAGACTGCCATGAACAAGATCACCAAACGGCAGTTTGCGACCGTCGACAGGCTCTATTCGAGCGAAGACCAATTGGAAGGCGCGCGGGCTTTCGCCGAGAAGCGAAGCCCCATTTGGAAAGGAGAATAA
- a CDS encoding LysR substrate-binding domain-containing protein, giving the protein MHEPIESELLRTFLVVAETSNFSTAAQRIGRTQSAVSSQIKKLEETIGETLFERGARGVLLTRQGIQLVPYARRIIDLLSEAAATIRSKPLDGPVRIGIPEEYSQTVLPAALAAFAVRHPAVEVTVSCDYTVRNLAALERDELDLAVVFDWSDQTKGEVLCVDPTVWVTSMVHRLHDIDPLPIATYRNSAWSRDYALRSLEQIGRNYRIAFIADTGSGLKNAVTAGLAVTTLCRSNIPPGCRELTAEDGFPPVDSSKVVLRRNPYRSSEAVRELADMLRDAFQPTSV; this is encoded by the coding sequence ATGCATGAACCTATTGAAAGCGAGCTCCTGAGGACCTTCCTTGTCGTGGCCGAGACGTCGAATTTCTCGACGGCTGCCCAGCGCATCGGGCGGACGCAATCGGCGGTTAGCAGCCAGATCAAGAAGCTCGAGGAGACGATCGGCGAAACGCTGTTCGAGCGCGGTGCCCGCGGTGTACTGCTGACGCGCCAGGGCATACAGCTCGTGCCTTATGCCCGCCGGATCATCGACCTGCTGAGCGAGGCCGCCGCGACGATCCGCAGCAAACCGCTGGATGGGCCGGTGCGCATCGGCATTCCCGAGGAATACAGCCAGACGGTGCTGCCGGCAGCCCTTGCGGCTTTCGCCGTGCGCCACCCGGCCGTCGAGGTCACCGTATCCTGCGACTATACCGTCCGTAACCTCGCCGCCCTTGAGCGGGACGAACTCGATCTCGCCGTCGTTTTCGACTGGAGCGACCAGACGAAAGGCGAGGTCCTCTGCGTTGACCCCACAGTCTGGGTTACTTCAATGGTTCATCGGCTGCACGACATTGATCCCCTGCCGATTGCGACCTATCGCAATTCCGCATGGTCGCGCGATTATGCGCTCCGATCGCTTGAGCAGATCGGCCGCAATTACCGGATCGCCTTCATCGCCGATACCGGCTCGGGGCTGAAGAATGCCGTCACCGCGGGCCTTGCCGTTACCACGCTGTGCCGCAGCAACATTCCGCCCGGCTGCCGCGAGCTCACCGCCGAAGACGGTTTTCCGCCGGTCGATTCCTCGAAAGTCGTGCTCCGGCGCAATCCCTACCGATCCAGTGAGGCAGTTCGCGAACTAGCGGATATGTTGCGAGACGCCTTCCAGCCTACGTCGGTGTGA
- a CDS encoding 3-keto-5-aminohexanoate cleavage protein, with amino-acid sequence MPLAMNRDVFITCAVTGAGDTVSRSSHVPITPKQIADSAIDAAKAGAAVVHCHVRDPETGAASRRNDLYKEVTDRIRSADVDVVLNLTAGMGGDLIFGDVESPLPLNPKGTDMAGATERVSHVAECLPEICTLDCGTMNFNLGDYVMTNTPAMLRAMAKKMTDLGVRPEIEAFDTGHLWFAKQLAEEGLIEDPVLIQLCMGIPWGAPDDLNTFMAMVNNVPKSWTFSAFSIGRNAMAYPAAAVLAGGNVRVGLEDNLFVGKGQVATNAQLVEKAVQVVEGMGARIIGPEDVRKKLKLTKR; translated from the coding sequence ATGCCTCTTGCGATGAACCGCGATGTCTTCATTACCTGTGCCGTCACCGGCGCCGGCGATACGGTTTCCAGATCCAGCCACGTTCCCATCACTCCCAAGCAGATCGCGGATTCCGCGATCGACGCCGCCAAGGCTGGGGCGGCTGTTGTTCACTGCCATGTCCGCGATCCGGAAACGGGGGCCGCCAGCCGCCGCAACGATCTCTACAAGGAGGTCACCGACCGCATCCGCTCGGCGGATGTCGACGTCGTCCTCAATCTCACCGCCGGCATGGGCGGGGATCTGATCTTCGGCGATGTCGAAAGCCCCCTTCCCCTCAATCCGAAGGGCACTGACATGGCGGGCGCCACCGAGCGCGTCAGCCATGTCGCCGAATGCCTGCCCGAAATCTGCACGCTCGACTGCGGCACGATGAATTTCAATCTCGGCGACTATGTCATGACCAACACGCCGGCGATGCTGCGGGCCATGGCGAAGAAGATGACCGATCTCGGCGTGCGGCCGGAGATCGAGGCCTTCGACACCGGCCACCTCTGGTTCGCCAAGCAGCTTGCCGAGGAAGGCCTGATCGAAGATCCGGTGCTGATCCAGCTCTGCATGGGCATTCCGTGGGGCGCGCCCGATGATCTCAACACCTTCATGGCGATGGTCAACAACGTACCGAAAAGCTGGACCTTCTCGGCCTTTTCGATCGGCCGCAACGCCATGGCCTATCCGGCAGCGGCGGTTCTGGCCGGCGGCAACGTGCGCGTCGGCCTGGAGGACAATCTCTTCGTCGGCAAGGGCCAGGTCGCCACCAATGCGCAGCTCGTCGAAAAGGCCGTGCAGGTGGTCGAAGGCATGGGCGCCCGGATCATCGGCCCGGAAGACGTCCGCAAGAAACTTAAACTGACGAAGCGCTGA
- a CDS encoding acyl-CoA dehydrogenase family protein codes for MDFGLSEEQEMIVNTVRAFVEAEIYPHENEVERTGIVPPELGAEIRRKCIDLGFYACNFPEEVGGAGLDHVTFTLVERELGRGSMGLTVFFGRPSGILMACEGEQRERYLLPAVRGEKIDALAITEPDAGSDMRGMKCSARRDGGDFILNGTKHFISHADVADFVIVFAATGEEETPKGIKKKITAFLVDRGTPGFEVLKGYDSVSHRGYHNCTLSFEDCRIPEAQVLGEVHRGFDIANQWLYGTRLTVAATCVGRARRVFDLALPYAAERKQFGKPIGANQGVSFKLADMITEIDAADWLTLSAAWRLDAGLPADRQIASAKLYASEMLGRVTDEAIQIFGGMGLMDDLPLARFWRDARVERIWDGTSEIQRHIISRDLLRPLGA; via the coding sequence ATGGATTTCGGCCTCAGCGAAGAACAGGAAATGATCGTCAACACGGTCCGCGCCTTCGTGGAAGCGGAGATCTATCCGCATGAGAACGAGGTCGAGCGTACCGGTATCGTTCCGCCGGAGCTCGGAGCCGAAATCCGGCGTAAATGCATCGATCTCGGCTTCTACGCCTGCAATTTTCCGGAAGAGGTCGGCGGCGCCGGCCTCGACCATGTCACCTTCACGCTGGTCGAGCGGGAGCTCGGGCGCGGCTCCATGGGCCTGACGGTTTTCTTCGGCCGGCCCTCCGGCATTCTCATGGCCTGCGAAGGCGAGCAGCGCGAACGCTATCTCCTGCCTGCGGTGCGCGGCGAGAAGATCGATGCGCTCGCGATAACCGAGCCGGACGCCGGTTCCGATATGCGCGGCATGAAATGCTCAGCCCGCCGCGACGGCGGCGACTTCATCCTGAACGGCACGAAACACTTTATTTCGCATGCCGATGTCGCCGATTTCGTCATCGTCTTTGCCGCGACCGGCGAGGAGGAAACGCCGAAAGGCATCAAGAAGAAGATCACCGCCTTCCTCGTGGATCGTGGCACGCCGGGCTTCGAAGTCCTCAAAGGCTACGATTCCGTTTCGCATCGCGGCTACCACAACTGCACGCTGAGCTTCGAGGATTGCCGCATCCCCGAAGCCCAAGTGCTGGGCGAGGTGCATCGCGGCTTCGATATCGCCAACCAATGGCTATACGGCACACGGCTGACGGTTGCCGCCACCTGCGTCGGCCGGGCGCGGCGCGTCTTCGATCTGGCCCTGCCCTATGCCGCCGAGCGCAAGCAATTCGGCAAGCCGATCGGCGCCAATCAGGGCGTATCGTTCAAGCTTGCCGACATGATCACCGAGATCGACGCGGCCGACTGGCTGACGCTGTCAGCCGCCTGGCGGCTCGATGCCGGCCTGCCCGCGGACCGGCAGATCGCCTCGGCCAAGCTCTATGCCTCCGAAATGCTCGGCCGCGTCACCGACGAGGCGATCCAGATCTTCGGCGGCATGGGACTGATGGACGACCTGCCGCTCGCCCGCTTCTGGCGCGATGCGCGTGTCGAGCGCATCTGGGACGGCACTTCCGAAATCCAGCGGCATATCATCAGCCGCGACCTGCTCAGACCACTGGGAGCGTGA
- a CDS encoding acetate--CoA ligase family protein codes for MTSRVLDRLLRPQTIAVFGGREARRVIEQCDRMDFAGKIWPVHPHLDEVLGRPCYRSVSDLPSAPDAAFVGVNRTLTVEIVRSLSQAGAGGAVCYASGFSEATGELEDGAELQQALLTAAGDMPILGPNCYGLINGLDGALLWPDQHGMKRSKCGVAILTQSSNIAINLTMQTRGLPIAYMVTAGNQAQTSLADIASALIDDPRVTAVGLHVEGFGELSSLERLAAIARRSKKPVVVLKVGRSEQARHAAVSHTASLAGSDAVADAVLARLGIGRVQSLPALLETLKLLHVAGPLPGHSISSMSCSGGEASLMADAAVGRNVEFPALQPRQLPRLRRVLGEMVTLSNPLDYHTFVWGDLARQTEAFSAMFEGGYALNLVVLDFPRGDRCDAAEWATTADAVIAAATATGALAGLLATLPENMPEPIADRLMANGIVAFSGIDEAIIAAEVAAGIGKVWDRSPPLPLLDVPSMDGEIETLTEADAKTELAACGLPVPWGLQAFSPREAAEQAERLGFPVVLKALGIAHKTEAGAVALNLRDSQAVSNAAAKMPSNAGYLVEKMIDPPVAELIVGATRDPVFGLSLTVGAGGIFVELLEDSVILPLPAKKTEIHAAISRLRLTKLIYGYRGAPKGDLDAAVAAIAAAADYVVMNAACLEELDINPLMVLPEGRGVAAADALIRRRR; via the coding sequence ATGACATCTCGCGTGCTCGACCGCCTGCTCAGACCGCAAACGATCGCCGTCTTCGGCGGCCGCGAGGCGCGCCGGGTGATCGAGCAATGCGACCGCATGGATTTTGCCGGAAAGATCTGGCCTGTCCATCCCCACCTCGACGAGGTGCTCGGACGGCCCTGTTATCGCTCGGTCTCCGATCTGCCTTCGGCACCGGACGCCGCCTTCGTCGGCGTCAACAGGACGCTCACCGTCGAGATCGTCCGCAGCCTTTCGCAGGCCGGCGCCGGCGGCGCGGTCTGTTATGCGTCGGGCTTCAGCGAGGCGACGGGTGAACTCGAGGACGGTGCCGAGCTGCAGCAGGCGCTGCTGACGGCGGCCGGCGATATGCCGATCCTCGGTCCCAATTGTTATGGGCTGATCAACGGTCTCGACGGTGCGCTGCTCTGGCCCGACCAGCACGGCATGAAGCGCAGCAAATGCGGCGTCGCGATCCTCACGCAGTCCTCCAATATCGCCATCAACCTGACCATGCAGACACGCGGGCTGCCGATCGCCTATATGGTCACGGCAGGCAACCAGGCTCAGACATCGCTTGCCGATATCGCCTCCGCATTGATCGACGATCCGCGTGTCACGGCGGTCGGCCTGCATGTCGAAGGTTTCGGCGAGCTCTCCAGCCTCGAACGCCTGGCTGCCATTGCTCGCCGGTCCAAGAAGCCGGTCGTCGTGCTGAAGGTCGGCAGATCAGAGCAGGCAAGACATGCGGCGGTGTCGCACACCGCCTCTCTCGCCGGCAGCGATGCGGTGGCCGATGCTGTGCTTGCCCGGCTCGGCATCGGCCGTGTCCAAAGCCTGCCGGCATTGCTGGAAACCCTGAAGCTGCTGCATGTCGCCGGCCCCCTCCCGGGGCATTCGATCTCGTCCATGAGCTGCTCGGGTGGCGAGGCCTCGCTGATGGCGGATGCCGCCGTCGGCCGCAATGTCGAATTCCCTGCGCTGCAGCCGCGACAATTGCCGCGTCTGCGGCGGGTCCTCGGCGAGATGGTGACGCTTTCCAATCCGCTCGATTACCACACCTTCGTCTGGGGCGATCTCGCCCGCCAGACCGAAGCCTTCAGCGCCATGTTCGAAGGCGGCTATGCCCTCAATCTCGTCGTCCTCGATTTTCCGCGCGGTGATCGCTGTGATGCGGCCGAATGGGCGACGACGGCGGACGCGGTTATCGCCGCCGCCACTGCCACCGGTGCGCTGGCCGGCCTTCTGGCGACCCTTCCCGAGAATATGCCGGAACCGATCGCCGATCGGCTGATGGCGAATGGCATCGTCGCCTTCTCGGGCATCGACGAAGCCATCATTGCGGCGGAAGTCGCTGCCGGTATTGGCAAGGTCTGGGATCGCTCGCCTCCCCTGCCGCTGCTCGACGTGCCGTCCATGGACGGCGAAATCGAGACGCTGACGGAAGCCGATGCGAAGACGGAACTTGCTGCCTGCGGCCTCCCTGTTCCCTGGGGGCTGCAGGCTTTTTCTCCCCGTGAAGCGGCCGAGCAGGCCGAACGGCTCGGTTTCCCCGTCGTGCTGAAGGCTCTCGGCATTGCCCATAAGACCGAGGCCGGCGCCGTCGCGCTCAACCTCAGGGATAGTCAGGCTGTTTCGAACGCGGCGGCGAAAATGCCGTCGAATGCCGGATACCTCGTCGAGAAGATGATCGATCCGCCGGTCGCCGAGCTCATTGTCGGCGCCACCCGCGACCCTGTCTTCGGATTGTCGCTCACCGTTGGAGCGGGCGGAATCTTCGTCGAATTGCTCGAGGACTCCGTCATCTTGCCGCTTCCGGCGAAGAAAACCGAGATTCATGCGGCGATTTCTCGCCTCAGACTAACAAAATTGATCTATGGCTATCGCGGAGCGCCGAAAGGCGATCTCGACGCCGCGGTCGCCGCTATCGCAGCAGCGGCGGATTATGTCGTAATGAACGCGGCATGCCTGGAGGAACTGGACATTAATCCGTTGATGGTTCTTCCCGAGGGGCGCGGTGTTGCCGCAGCCGATGCTCTCATACGGCGGAGGAGGTAG
- a CDS encoding carnitine 3-dehydrogenase — MTGINKAACIGGGVIGGGWIARFLLAGIDVDVFDPHPEAGRIVGEVIANAEKAYAMLTGAPLPPRGRLTFCKTLEEAVAGADWIQESVPERLDLKRGVLTQIDAAARPDALIGSSTSGLLPTDLQRDMKHPERLFVAHPYNPVYLLPLVEIVGGEKTSAATIKAAMERLAPIGMKGVHIAKEIEAFVGDRLLEALWREALWLIHDDICTVETLDDVIRYSFGLRWAQMGLFQTYRIAGGEAGMRHFLAQFGPCLAWPWTKLTDVVDLDDALIEKIGQQSDEQAAGLSIRELERIRDENLVGILQALKGGDGGKGWGAGKLLKDFEQSLWAAGGGTTASFDPSKPLRLVETKVSPAWVDYNGHMTEHRYLQVFGDTSDALLRLIGVDFAYVEAGQSYYTVETHIRHLGEAKLGQAIHSTCQILSVDEKRLHVFHTLHDTATGEALATAEHMLLHVDSKAGKAAPAPAGVLDKAKAIARAHAELAAPEGVGRHVGERR; from the coding sequence ATGACAGGGATCAACAAGGCAGCTTGTATCGGCGGCGGCGTCATCGGCGGCGGATGGATCGCGCGTTTTCTGCTGGCCGGCATCGACGTTGATGTGTTCGACCCGCATCCGGAGGCGGGCCGCATCGTCGGCGAAGTGATCGCCAATGCCGAAAAGGCCTATGCCATGCTGACCGGTGCACCCCTGCCGCCGCGCGGCAGGCTCACCTTCTGCAAGACGCTGGAGGAAGCTGTCGCCGGCGCCGACTGGATTCAGGAAAGCGTGCCGGAAAGGCTCGATCTCAAGCGTGGTGTGCTAACGCAAATCGATGCCGCGGCGCGGCCGGATGCGCTGATCGGCTCTTCCACCTCAGGCCTGCTGCCGACCGATTTGCAACGCGACATGAAGCATCCCGAGCGCCTCTTCGTCGCCCATCCCTATAATCCCGTCTATCTCTTGCCGCTGGTCGAAATCGTCGGTGGTGAGAAGACCTCGGCCGCGACCATCAAGGCGGCGATGGAAAGACTGGCGCCGATCGGCATGAAGGGCGTCCATATCGCCAAGGAGATCGAGGCCTTCGTCGGCGACCGGCTGCTCGAAGCACTCTGGCGCGAGGCCCTGTGGCTGATCCACGACGATATCTGCACCGTCGAGACGCTCGATGATGTCATCCGCTACTCTTTCGGCCTGCGCTGGGCGCAGATGGGCCTGTTCCAGACCTATCGCATCGCCGGCGGCGAGGCTGGGATGCGCCACTTCCTCGCCCAGTTCGGCCCCTGCCTTGCCTGGCCCTGGACCAAGCTCACCGATGTCGTCGATCTCGACGACGCGCTGATCGAAAAGATTGGCCAGCAATCCGACGAGCAGGCGGCCGGTCTTTCGATCCGTGAACTCGAACGCATCCGCGACGAAAACCTGGTCGGCATCCTGCAAGCCCTCAAGGGCGGCGATGGCGGCAAGGGCTGGGGCGCCGGCAAGCTCTTGAAGGATTTCGAGCAATCGCTCTGGGCAGCAGGCGGCGGGACGACCGCGTCTTTCGATCCGTCGAAGCCGCTGAGGCTCGTCGAGACGAAGGTCAGCCCTGCCTGGGTCGACTACAACGGCCATATGACCGAGCACCGCTACCTGCAGGTTTTCGGCGATACATCGGATGCGCTGCTGCGCCTCATCGGCGTCGATTTCGCCTATGTCGAGGCGGGGCAGAGCTACTATACGGTGGAAACCCATATCCGCCATCTCGGCGAGGCGAAGCTCGGCCAGGCGATCCATTCGACCTGCCAGATCCTGTCCGTCGACGAAAAGCGGCTGCATGTCTTCCATACGCTTCACGATACGGCGACCGGCGAGGCTCTTGCCACCGCCGAGCATATGTTGCTGCATGTCGACAGCAAGGCGGGCAAAGCCGCGCCGGCGCCGGCTGGCGTCCTCGACAAGGCGAAGGCGATCGCCAGAGCCCATGCGGAGTTGGCAGCGCCTGAAGGCGTCGGCCGTCACGTCGGTGAGAGACGGTAG
- a CDS encoding ABC transporter substrate-binding protein: protein MNDYTKYLTSRVTAGGLSRREFMGRAMAAGITLAVADKLFTESAEAAEPKRGGHLKLGLEGGAATDSKDPAKFLSQVMFCIGRCWGDMLVESDPLTGAAVPSLAESWEPSKDAATWTFKIRKGVKFHNGKEMTIDDVVATLKRHTDAKSESGALGVLGSIKEIKADGGNLVLTLSEGNADMPLLLSDYHLVIQPNGGVDDPLASIGTGPYKMTSFEPGVRATFEKNKDDWRTDRGYVDSIEIIGMNDATARIAALSSGQVHYINRVDPKTVNMLKRAPNVEILSTAGRGHYVFIMHCDKAPFDNNDLRLALKYAMDRETMVQKILGGYGKVGNDFPINSTYALFPEGIEQRVYDPDKAAFHYKKSGHSGSVLLRTSEVAFPGGVDAAVLYQESCKKAGIEIEVKREPGDGYWTNVWNVQPFSTSYWGGRPTQDQMYSTAYLSTADWNDTKFKRPDFDKLLLQARSELDEAKRKELYRAMAMMVRDEGGVILPMFNDFVNASTKQVKGYVHDIGNDMSNGYVATRVWLDA, encoded by the coding sequence ATGAACGACTACACGAAATATCTGACAAGCCGCGTCACCGCCGGCGGGCTCAGCCGCCGCGAATTCATGGGACGCGCCATGGCGGCGGGCATCACACTTGCCGTCGCCGACAAGCTCTTCACCGAAAGCGCTGAAGCTGCCGAACCAAAACGCGGCGGCCACCTGAAGCTCGGCCTCGAAGGCGGTGCAGCCACCGATTCCAAGGATCCGGCAAAGTTCCTGTCGCAAGTCATGTTCTGCATCGGCCGCTGCTGGGGCGACATGCTGGTCGAATCCGATCCGCTGACGGGTGCCGCCGTCCCGTCGCTGGCCGAATCCTGGGAGCCGTCGAAGGACGCGGCCACCTGGACCTTCAAGATCCGCAAGGGCGTCAAGTTCCACAACGGCAAAGAGATGACGATCGACGACGTCGTTGCGACGTTGAAGCGCCATACCGACGCAAAGTCGGAATCCGGCGCGCTCGGCGTTCTCGGCTCGATCAAGGAAATCAAGGCCGATGGCGGCAATCTCGTGCTGACACTCAGCGAAGGCAATGCCGACATGCCGCTGCTGCTGTCCGACTACCATCTGGTCATCCAGCCGAATGGCGGCGTCGACGATCCCCTCGCCTCGATCGGCACCGGCCCCTACAAGATGACGAGCTTCGAGCCGGGCGTGCGCGCCACCTTCGAGAAGAACAAGGACGACTGGCGAACCGACCGGGGTTATGTCGATTCGATCGAGATCATCGGCATGAACGACGCCACGGCCCGCATCGCGGCCCTCTCATCAGGCCAGGTGCACTATATCAACCGCGTCGACCCGAAGACCGTCAACATGCTGAAACGCGCACCCAATGTCGAGATCCTCTCGACCGCCGGCCGCGGCCACTACGTCTTCATCATGCATTGCGACAAGGCGCCGTTCGACAACAACGATCTGCGCCTGGCCCTCAAATACGCCATGGACCGTGAGACCATGGTGCAGAAGATCCTCGGCGGCTACGGCAAGGTCGGCAACGATTTCCCGATCAACAGCACCTATGCGCTGTTTCCCGAGGGCATCGAGCAGCGCGTTTACGATCCCGACAAGGCTGCTTTCCACTACAAGAAGTCAGGCCATAGCGGCTCGGTCCTCCTGCGCACTTCGGAAGTCGCCTTTCCCGGCGGTGTCGATGCGGCTGTCCTCTATCAGGAAAGCTGCAAGAAGGCCGGCATCGAGATCGAGGTCAAGCGCGAACCGGGCGACGGCTACTGGACCAACGTCTGGAACGTCCAGCCCTTCTCGACCTCCTATTGGGGTGGCCGTCCGACGCAGGACCAGATGTATTCCACTGCCTATCTCTCGACGGCGGACTGGAACGACACCAAGTTCAAGCGCCCCGACTTCGACAAGCTGCTGCTGCAGGCCCGTTCCGAGCTTGATGAAGCCAAACGCAAGGAGCTGTACCGCGCCATGGCGATGATGGTGCGCGACGAGGGCGGCGTGATCCTGCCGATGTTCAACGATTTCGTGAACGCCTCCACCAAACAGGTGAAGGGTTATGTCCACGACATCGGCAACGACATGTCGAACGGCTACGTCGCAACCCGCGTCTGGCTGGACGCCTGA
- a CDS encoding GlxA family transcriptional regulator, translating into MTLLQRSTERLDIDLLILPDTNLILIASVIEPLRGANRISGSELYRWRLLTPDGEPVPTTSNIAVPVQGIFRAMTEDAPLFVLASYNWRKSATPALKMQLSQAARYRRMIAGIESGTWLLAEASLLDGLPATVHWEDYEDFALAYPQVRAVKDRFVIDGKRLTTSGSLPTVDLMLEVIRQRQGYSLALEVSRLFRYEQPSFHADEPLSAASAGLRMHDPRVAQAVKLMEEHIEQPLILTRLARRVGISARHLQDLFQQSIGAPPHVHYLALRLNAARRKVIETTASFADIAAATGFNSASAFARSYRASFSESPSETRRRLRRRITPT; encoded by the coding sequence ATAACCTTGCTGCAGCGCTCGACGGAACGGCTCGATATCGATCTTCTTATCCTGCCGGACACCAACCTGATCCTGATCGCCTCGGTCATCGAGCCGCTGCGCGGCGCCAATCGCATTTCCGGCAGCGAACTCTATCGCTGGCGGCTGCTGACCCCGGACGGGGAGCCGGTCCCGACCACCAGCAATATCGCCGTGCCCGTCCAGGGGATTTTTCGGGCGATGACCGAGGATGCGCCGCTTTTCGTGCTGGCCAGTTACAACTGGCGGAAAAGCGCGACGCCGGCGCTGAAGATGCAGCTCTCCCAGGCTGCCCGCTACCGCAGGATGATTGCCGGCATCGAATCCGGCACATGGCTGCTGGCCGAGGCAAGCCTGCTCGACGGGCTGCCGGCGACCGTCCACTGGGAGGACTATGAGGATTTTGCGTTGGCCTATCCGCAGGTGCGAGCCGTCAAGGATCGTTTCGTTATCGACGGCAAACGGCTGACGACCTCAGGCTCGCTTCCGACCGTCGACCTGATGCTGGAGGTGATCCGGCAGCGGCAGGGTTATTCGCTGGCGCTCGAAGTCAGCCGGCTGTTCCGCTATGAGCAGCCGTCCTTCCATGCCGATGAGCCGCTCTCCGCGGCTTCGGCCGGGTTGCGTATGCACGATCCCCGCGTGGCGCAGGCAGTAAAACTGATGGAGGAGCATATCGAGCAGCCCCTGATCCTCACGCGGCTCGCCCGCCGGGTGGGCATCAGCGCCCGGCATCTGCAGGATCTTTTCCAGCAGAGCATTGGCGCGCCGCCGCATGTGCATTATCTCGCCCTGCGCCTGAACGCAGCCCGGCGCAAGGTGATCGAGACGACAGCCTCCTTCGCTGATATCGCGGCGGCGACCGGCTTCAACTCGGCCTCGGCCTTTGCCAGGAGCTACCGGGCGAGTTTTTCCGAAAGCCCGTCCGAGACGCGCCGCCGCTTGCGCCGCCGCATCACACCGACGTAG
- a CDS encoding DMT family transporter: protein MTIENPTTRLAGSEHEKGVLLIVAATLAWSASGVYSRLLTTDVWTAIAWRSLFGGLFLLIPCLFLEGGISRRQWRSVFHPSGLAMIACQTFSQGCFIGSLYMTTVANVTMIYATTPFIAALFGWLILKERVARRTMIAGGISLLGVAVIVASSIGGGTGWGDLLALGMTASFALVIIIPRISPGVPSLPPTVVSAFLTLIIFAPFGSVGSLDLHNWIVLAAFGATNFSLALVLFLAGAKRMPPAEAALIGTMEIVLTPFWVWLLFSEQPPVATYFGGAIILGAVFWHTAIDANRGRRTHRA, encoded by the coding sequence GTGACCATTGAAAATCCGACCACGCGCCTCGCCGGCAGCGAGCACGAGAAGGGTGTGCTTCTCATTGTTGCCGCGACGCTTGCCTGGAGTGCGAGCGGCGTCTATTCGCGGCTGCTCACAACCGACGTATGGACGGCGATCGCCTGGCGGTCATTGTTCGGTGGCCTGTTTCTGCTGATCCCCTGCCTTTTCCTCGAAGGGGGCATCTCGCGGCGGCAATGGCGTTCCGTCTTCCATCCGAGCGGTCTGGCGATGATCGCCTGCCAGACCTTCAGTCAGGGATGTTTCATCGGGTCGCTTTACATGACCACCGTTGCCAATGTGACGATGATCTATGCGACGACTCCGTTCATCGCGGCGCTGTTCGGCTGGCTGATCCTCAAGGAGAGGGTGGCCCGGCGGACCATGATTGCCGGCGGCATCTCGCTCCTCGGCGTCGCCGTCATCGTCGCCTCGTCGATCGGCGGCGGTACCGGCTGGGGCGACCTGCTGGCGCTCGGCATGACCGCGTCCTTCGCGCTCGTCATCATCATCCCGCGCATCAGCCCCGGCGTGCCGAGCCTGCCGCCGACCGTCGTCAGCGCCTTCCTGACCCTCATCATCTTCGCGCCGTTCGGTTCGGTCGGCTCGCTCGACCTGCACAACTGGATCGTCCTGGCCGCCTTCGGCGCCACCAATTTCTCCCTGGCGCTGGTGCTTTTCCTTGCCGGGGCAAAGCGGATGCCGCCGGCGGAAGCCGCGCTGATCGGCACGATGGAAATCGTGCTGACACCCTTCTGGGTCTGGCTGCTGTTTTCCGAGCAACCGCCCGTCGCCACCTATTTCGGCGGCGCGATCATCCTCGGCGCCGTGTTCTGGCACACAGCGATCGACGCCAACCGCGGCCGGCGAACGCATCGCGCCTAA